One Schistocerca nitens isolate TAMUIC-IGC-003100 chromosome 1, iqSchNite1.1, whole genome shotgun sequence DNA segment encodes these proteins:
- the LOC126234596 gene encoding double-stranded RNA-specific editase 1-like isoform X1 — protein sequence MFVFVCVSVDLPALSFVQLKKKLRKRKQNARLRKLLHPKNAMMVLRELKAGINFTFQEHTNALTQTMFVVSAEVDGKVYVGEGLSKSIAKQNAAEKALKDLLLERMSDAAVKTQKRHNAEVVEPMQQEVNNAAGSGVSDDGSIAESAQALGKPPVPEDDVPWGNVASFALYKLFTEWQSQGTHVPLPFCKQKPVLPPPARVDAVAAAGQLQPLVLAAHSPMKKIPENPTGCHPVLLLHHLKPGIQFTEARQERTHPDERFTMSVTVDGKTYSGVGKTKKEAKKAAAIACLAGSFKICY from the exons TCCAGTTGAAAAAGAagttaagaaaaagaaaacagaatgcaCGACTGAGGAAGCTGTTGCACCCAAAGAATGCCATGATGGTTCTGCGTGAACTGAAAGCTGGAATAAACTTTACATTTCAGGAGCATACAAATGCTCTAACACAAACTATGTTTGTTGTTAGTGCTGAG GTGGATGGGAAGGTGTATGTAGGTGAAGGTTTATCCAAATCAATAGCTAAGCAAAATGCTGCTGAAAAAGCTCTAAAAGACTTACTTTTGGAAAGAATGTCTGATGCAGCAGTGAAAACACAGAAACGGCATAATGCAGAAGTTGTTGAACCCATGCAGCAGGAAGTAAACAATGCAGCTGGCAGTGGTGTTTCTGATGATGGAAGTATCGCTGAAAGTGCACAGGCATTGGGAAAGCCACCAGTCCCAGAGGATGATGTGCCATGGGGAAATGTGGCTTCTTTTGCCCTGTACAAGTTATTTACTGAATGGCAGAGTCAAGGTACACATGTACCTCTTCCTTTTTGTAAACAGAAACCAGTTTTGCCACCTCCAGCAAGGGTGGATGCAGTGGCAGCAGCTGGACAG TTACAGCCTCTGGTTCTGGCAGCACATTCTCCCATGAAAAAAATTCCAGAAAACCCAACTGGTTGTCATCCTGTTCTCTTATTACATCATTTAAAACCAGGAATACAGTTCACTGAAGCTAGGCAGGAACGCACACATCCAGATGAGAGATTTACAATGTCAGTAACTGTTGATGGGAAGACTTACAGTGGTGTGG GTAAAACCAAAAAGGAGGCAAAGAAAGCAGCAGCTATTGCATGTCTTGCTGGATCATTCAAGATATGCTACTAA
- the LOC126234596 gene encoding double-stranded RNA-specific editase 1-like isoform X2, whose product MFVFVCVSVDLPALSFVQLKKKLRKRKQNARLRKLLHPKNAMMVLRELKAGINFTFQEHTNALTQTMFVVSAEVDGKVYVGEGLSKSIAKQNAAEKALKDLLLERMSDAAVKTQKRHNAEVVEPMQQEVNNAAGSGVSDDGSIAESAQALGKPPVPEDDVPWGNVASFALYKLFTEWQSQGTHVPLPFCKQKPVLPPPARVDAVAAAGQPLVLAAHSPMKKIPENPTGCHPVLLLHHLKPGIQFTEARQERTHPDERFTMSVTVDGKTYSGVGKTKKEAKKAAAIACLAGSFKICY is encoded by the exons TCCAGTTGAAAAAGAagttaagaaaaagaaaacagaatgcaCGACTGAGGAAGCTGTTGCACCCAAAGAATGCCATGATGGTTCTGCGTGAACTGAAAGCTGGAATAAACTTTACATTTCAGGAGCATACAAATGCTCTAACACAAACTATGTTTGTTGTTAGTGCTGAG GTGGATGGGAAGGTGTATGTAGGTGAAGGTTTATCCAAATCAATAGCTAAGCAAAATGCTGCTGAAAAAGCTCTAAAAGACTTACTTTTGGAAAGAATGTCTGATGCAGCAGTGAAAACACAGAAACGGCATAATGCAGAAGTTGTTGAACCCATGCAGCAGGAAGTAAACAATGCAGCTGGCAGTGGTGTTTCTGATGATGGAAGTATCGCTGAAAGTGCACAGGCATTGGGAAAGCCACCAGTCCCAGAGGATGATGTGCCATGGGGAAATGTGGCTTCTTTTGCCCTGTACAAGTTATTTACTGAATGGCAGAGTCAAGGTACACATGTACCTCTTCCTTTTTGTAAACAGAAACCAGTTTTGCCACCTCCAGCAAGGGTGGATGCAGTGGCAGCAGCTGGACAG CCTCTGGTTCTGGCAGCACATTCTCCCATGAAAAAAATTCCAGAAAACCCAACTGGTTGTCATCCTGTTCTCTTATTACATCATTTAAAACCAGGAATACAGTTCACTGAAGCTAGGCAGGAACGCACACATCCAGATGAGAGATTTACAATGTCAGTAACTGTTGATGGGAAGACTTACAGTGGTGTGG GTAAAACCAAAAAGGAGGCAAAGAAAGCAGCAGCTATTGCATGTCTTGCTGGATCATTCAAGATATGCTACTAA